In the Glycine max cultivar Williams 82 chromosome 6, Glycine_max_v4.0, whole genome shotgun sequence genome, CCAACTCCTCTATTGATACGCAAATTTGTGGTCAATGAAAAAGAGGTGTATTATGAGTACGAGATtattaaaaaatcgatgttcaTTGTATCCAAGCTTACCCCATCAGGCATAACGCAGAGTTTCTCTTGGACAAACCAAACAAGCACACCGCAAGTTGTCCAAAATGGGGAGAAAGATCAATGCGAGAACTATGCCTTTTGTGGTGCAAATTCTATATGCATTTATGATGATAACTATCTAACTTGTGAATGTCTGAGAGGTTATGTTCCCAAGTCACCTGATGAATGGAATATACGAATTTGGTTTGATGGTTGTATTCGGAGGAACAAATCTGATTGCAAAATCAGTTATACAGATGGCTTCTTGAAGTACTCACACTTGAAATTGCCCGACACGTCTTCGTCATGGTTTAGTAACACTATGAACCTTGATGAATGTCAAAAGTCATGTCTTGAAAACTGTTCTTGTAAAGCATATGCAAATTTAGATATCCGCAATGGAGGAAGTGGCTGTCTACTTTGGTTTAACACTCTGTTAGCCCATATTTTCGACGGGCTAAAATATGCTCTAAGTATGCATTGGATGTCGTCTCGAGGTTCGAAGCGTATTACAGAGCAAGAGTCTGGTCAGGACCTGTTCGAAtcgaaaagagagaagagtcTTTTGAAAGGGATTCCCAGGTTCAAGGAGGTATTTGCGAAGTACAAGGCTAGGATAAGAAAGAGAGCTTTCGAATCATTGGGTGATTCGAATTGGTGTATGATCGAGTCGAAGTCGAGGTAACAGGAGTTCTAGACTTAGCACAATTTCTGACAACTTCACAAAATTAGcttcaacttcgagcaagatgGATAACCGTTCTAAGGAGCAGTTATGTGCATGTAAGATGTACGTGGCAGGACACTTGGCATTCGGATAATGTTCGACCGTTAGGGCAGTTTATTTTCgaatgtctatatatagcaGTTTTTTAGTTAGATTTCGGGGTCGCAAATCATTTCTACAGAATCCTTATACACTCAAAGTATCCAGCGCAGAGAGAAACGAGTACACAAGGAGAATGTATGTTTGTTTGTGAACCATTTTAAATTTCTGTAAACTTTACATTTCGAATGCAATGCAATTTACGCTTCACTTTAGAATTCCTGtcttttaaatggttcattcGATCGAGTGAACTTACTGCTCCTTTACATTCTGCAATTTTCCTCCCTTGTTAATTTACTTCCAGCCTTTCGATTCTGTCAGAATTTTCCTTTCCTTGCCTAGTTATTTCCAGCATTTCGATTTCTGTTAAACAATTTTACTTTCTGCAAATTTCGAACCAGTGAGTGTTTGTTGCAATGATGAACATTAACGGTTTTATGTTTAAAGCAAACACGCAAATGACATGCTCCTGAGATTCACTAGTTGGTCTCGCAAGCAATTAACTTAGACTAGCGGTTGTTTACCAAATTCCAGTGTAAACAAATTGGCACGCCCGGTGGGACCGGTCAATTGtgtgttttggttttaaattatttttaaagttttgtttGTTGCAGTTGGTTTATTGCCttcttaattgttttgatttttgtatgcatttaagaagtgGGAAATCTGTTCCACACTTAACAGAATTCAAAACTCGTACAAGGATGGCTAGACCACCCCCAAGCAATCGAAACAATGACCTTCCAAATATGGAGGGGCAACCAACGCAAACATCTGTCAGTAATGCCAATATAAATTCTGGTATAGGACCAATTCCTGACCAAACTGTTGGCACGATTAGTTCAACCGCTTCGACGGTTATGAATCAGACAGGGGTAACCTCTCCCATGACCAACATGACGTTGGCAAGTTCGACCACGTCAGCATCTGCTTTTGCCCCTTGGAACAACCCTAGTTTAGGGAATCCCAGTGGAAGTCCCTTTCGACCGCCTCAAAACCCTCTATATGGCATGCCTACATCTTTGATGGTAGGGTTGCAAAATTCTCAACCAAACATAGAGAATCTTAATATGTCCTCTCCATCAGGATCTGTAGCGggcaatcaaggtagggtaattccGCAACATTTAACTAATACATCCGTTTTGTCACTCAGACAACAAATGGATGAAAGTAACCATGATATGGTTAACATGTtaacacaacaaataggaaCTGTTATTAACCctttaattcaaaatacaaatgaCAGTTACCAAACGTTAACAAATCAAATAAGTCGAATTGCTGACTTTTTTGGGGCACCACCCATACAGCAACCACCGATGCGACAGATCCAAATACAGGCGCCTGTCCAAGAGATACAGATGCCTAACAATCCAGGGATGCAAATGGCTCAAGCACCACAACCATTGGCTCGCATAGAGCCACCAGCCCAACAGGTCGAACCAAACCCTGGTATAGTATTGGTAAATAGGAACCAAAATGCTGATGAAGTAATAGGGAATATTCAACAAAACCGTTTCGATATGCAGAATAACCTAGCCCAAATGGTCGAAACGATTTTGGTGCAGAATGGTTTGAACTTAGGTTTACACAGGCCTAATTTTGTGTCTCCATTATCTGAGTATGTGTTACAGACagaattaccaaggggtgtgaaAATCCCTAAGTTTACCAAGTTTGCGGGAGAGACAAATGAGTCCACTGTCGAACACGTTGCTAGATATTTGGTCGAAGCAGGGGATTTggctaataatgaaaatttaagaatgaaatttttccCTAGTTCCTTGACTAAAAATGCTTTTACATGGTTTACAACCCTTCCTCCTCATTCCATACATAATTGGAACCAATTGGAAAGGATTTTCCATGAGCAATTTTATATGGGACAGTCTAAGATCAGCCTTAAAGAGTTAGCCAGCGTTCGACGCAAGGCACTTGAATCAATTGATGATTATTTGAACAGATTCAGACTCTTAAAGGCAAGGTGTTTCACCCAAGTCCCTGAACATGAATTAGTCGAAATGGCTGCTGGTGGCCTAGACTATTCGATTAGAAAGAAATTAGATACCCAGTATTTAAGGGATATGGCTCAATTGGCTGATAGAGTTCGACAACTCGAACGGTTGAAGGCCGAAAAGGCTAGAAATTCTAAATTCCACAAGAAGGAAAGGGTTGCTTATATCGAAACCAATGACAGTGACCAGGAGTTCGATATTATATATGAAGATATCGAAGACAGTGAGGTTGATTTAGCAGAATTAAAACCTGGACCTCCTTATGTTTGTAAACTCCTTAGACCTTCCAATGGAAAAAACCCTGTTGAacctaaaaatgataaatttatgtctaaaacttatacatttgacataactaaatgtgatgaaatatttgatttattagtcACAGATGGCCAGATTGTTGTTCCTAAGGGCTTGAAAGTACCCCCAATCGAACAACAGAAAAAAAGgggttattgtaaatttcataatttccttGGCCATAAAACCTCACGTTGTGttcttttcagggatttggttcAAAAGGCTCTTGACGAAGGAAGgctaaaatttggtgagaaacCAAAGGTTGTTCAGGCAAATGCTGAAACATCCAAAGCTGCCGAAACTCTCTATGCGGAGCCCCAAGAAATAATGATGGTCGAAACAATGGAGGTGTCCCATGTGCAAGTTCAGGATGTATCTGAAGAGGATTACAACGAACAGATGAAGGTTGTTTATCCTCAGGCTGAGGAGGAGTTAATTGATTTCTTGAACAGATGCAAACTCGAAAATAAGATTGTGATGCTCTGCCCTCGCTGCAGTGCAGTATGTGATAAGGAGGCTACTGAGGGCCTCAAGAAATACCAAGTTGTTAACAAGGGGGCAAGGCAGAACCAACGTTTCGATAAAGGCAAAAGAGTTATGGTGCAGTCGAATACTAATCAGAAGTCGGGTCGAAGGAATACTTTCGCTCCTCCTGGTTCAGTGCCGGTCGAAAAATGGATGCACCAGGGACTCATAAGGTTCAACAAAGGGATTATGGAAGTAGGTGGTTCGAGTGGAACAAAGCAAATTGGCCCACAGGAGGCCAATAGGTACTCGTATAGGAACAATTACAAGGGAAAGAATCCTATGACGAGGACCCAATGGCGTAGGTTCCAGCGTCAGAAGAGATTGGCCCAGCAGAACCCGCAAATGGGCCAATATAAAGAAGTATCTAGGAGGCCAGTAAAGGAGAGACTCCTGCCTCCGGTGGATGAAGATAAGATGGAGGATGAGGATCTACTGGATTCTGAGCCAGATTTCGATGTCATCTGTGTGGTATCAATTTTGCCATCTGAATATGATGTCCAATCTGAAGTTACTGAGATCGAAAGTGAGTTCGATCATTTTGATATGGCTGACCCAAAGCCAGTATGTTACTATGTTATGAATAATGGCTGTGTGGAAGAGCAATTAGCTTATTTCGAAAAGCCAGATTTTCAGATGAAAAGTCATCTCAAACCTCTTTtcatcagagcaaaagttgagAATGTTGGAATCAACAAAGTGCTCATTGATGGAGGAGCGGCTGTCAACTTAATGCCTCGATCTATGCTCTACAAGATCGGGAAACATGACACTGATCTATCTGCCCACAACATTGTGCTTTCGAATTATGAGGGTAAAACTGGCTATTCTTTGGGAGCCATTCAAGTAGATGTTGCTGTAGGCAGTATAGTTCGACCAACTCTTTTCCTGGTGATACAGTCTAAGGCTAATTTTAACTTGCTATTAGGAAGGGAGTGGATTCATGGAGTTGGGGCTGTGCCATCTACCCTTCACCAGAAGCTCATTATCTGGAGGGAGGATGGGATTGTTGAAAATATAGAGGCGGATCAAAGCTTCTATAACTCAGAGGTCGGTAATGTTACTGCACAGACCTTTGACAAAAAGTTGGCTAACATAGCACCTTGTGGTGACAAGGAGGCTGTTGTCGAATCGAGTGACAATGTTGTCCACTCTGTCAAACTCCATCCTACCTATGGGTTTATATGGGAGAGGGAGGAAATTGATGTTGTTCCCTCTAAAGATGGAGTCATTCCACCAACTGGGTGGAATATATATGAAGATTAATATGACTGAGGCCACTGCATGGGCCAGAATTACGGCTTATATGGccgaaaatagaataaatacgGCCTTTGAGGCTGAGTCTCAACAAAATATGGCAGTTGAAGCCAAGATCGAAGatcatgaaaacaaagaaacaaaggatCGAAGACTGGATTGCATATATGACGATGAGCCGCTGGGTTTCGAGAAAAATCCCATAAGTGAGGCGCCAAAGATGCAGGCTCAAGATCCTTTGGAAGAGGTCGATATTGGAGATGGCTCGATTAAAAGGCCAACTTATATCAGTGCCAATATCACCTCAAGTTTAAAAGAAAAGCTGGTGCCTCTTCTTAGAGAGTTTAAAGACTGTTTTGCTTGGGATTACCACGAAATGCCTGGGTTAAGCAGAGAAATGGTCGAAATGAAGTTACCTATTAAGGAAGGAAAAAGACCAGTAAAACAACTACCGAGAAGATTCGCACCAGAAATCATGTCCAAGATCAAGGAAGAGATCGAAAGGCTGCTGAGGTGTAAATTCATCAGGGCTGCCAGGTATGTCGAATGGTTAGCAAATATAGTCCCTG is a window encoding:
- the LOC102663080 gene encoding G-type lectin S-receptor-like serine/threonine-protein kinase At4g27290, coding for MTTTSTSVDRLAVTQSIRDGETLASAGGIIEAGFFSPGNSIRRYLGIWYRNVSPFIVVWVANRNTPLENKSGVLKLNEKGVLELLNATNNTIWSSNIVSSNAVNNPIACLFDSGNFVVKNSEDGVLWQSFDYPGDTLMPGIKLGWNLETGLERSISSWKSDDDPAEGEYAIKIDLRGLPQMIEFKGSDIRMRTGSWNGLTTVGYPSPTPLLIRKFVVNEKEVYYEYEIIKKSMFIVSKLTPSGITQSFSWTNQTSTPQVVQNGEKDQCENYAFCGANSICIYDDNYLTCECLRGYVPKSPDEWNIRIWFDGCIRRNKSDCKISYTDGFLKYSHLKLPDTSSSWFSNTMNLDECQKSCLENCSCKAYANLDIRNGGSGCLLWFNTLLAHIFDGLKYALSMHWMSSRGSKRITEQESGQDLFESKREKSLLKGIPRFKEVFAKYKARIRKRAFESLGDSNWCMIESKSR